The proteins below come from a single Oncorhynchus gorbuscha isolate QuinsamMale2020 ecotype Even-year linkage group LG12, OgorEven_v1.0, whole genome shotgun sequence genomic window:
- the LOC123991558 gene encoding enhancer of rudimentary homolog codes for MSHTILLVQPTKRPEGRTYADYESVNECMEGVCKMYEEHLKRMNPNSPSITYDISQLFDFIDDLADLSCLVYRADTQTYQPYNKDWIKEKIYVLLRRQAQQAGK; via the exons ATG TCACACACCATTCTGCTTGTCCAGCCAACTAAGAGACCAGAGGGGCGAACATATGCCGACTACGAGTCGGTCAACGAATGCATGGAAG GTGTGTGTAAAATGTACGAAGAGCACCTGAAGAGGATGAATCCCAACAGTCCCTCCATCACCTATGACATCAGCCAGCTGTTTGACTTCATTGATGACTTGGCAGACCTCAGCTGTCTAGT GTACCGTGCAGACACTCAGACGTACCAGCCGTACAACAAAGACTGGATCAAGGAGAAGATTTACGTGCTCCTGCGGCGTCAGGCCCAACAAGCTGGGAAGTAA